Proteins encoded within one genomic window of Setaria italica strain Yugu1 chromosome IV, Setaria_italica_v2.0, whole genome shotgun sequence:
- the LOC101776077 gene encoding uncharacterized protein LOC101776077 isoform X2 gives MPPAYIYARSPVTRRRRLKIVGSSTHCSWTCSRRSIDDRPIEPTAMAMASPMVVVAAVLMLMLCTASVRRGAALHLCTDRLFNGTRGRHDDGLPHLTPTEEATWMALLPRRLRGGNARTEFDWLALYRSLTRGGGPPGPPGELLSPAPPHDVRLDDGGGGGDAASLSTSMYWRAQQTNLEYLLYLDPDRLTWTFRRQAGLPTVGDPYGGWEAPGGQLRGHFAGHYLSASAHMWASTRNGTLRERMARVVDVLHTCQKKMGTGYLAAYPEAVFDAYEQLDEAWSPYYTTHKIMQGLLDQYTLAGNKKGLDVVVWMTDYFSNRVKNLIQNYTIQRHWEAMNEETGGFNDVMYQLYTIMKDQKHLTMAHLFDKPCFLGPLGLHKDDISGLHANTHLPVLVGAQKRYEVVGDNLYKK, from the exons ATGCCACCGGCCTATATATACGCCCGTTCCCCGGTgactcgccgccggcgtctcAAAATTGTTGGATCGTCCACTCACTGTTCTTGGACTTGCAGTCGTCGTAGCATTGACGACCGGCCGATCGAGCCGACGGCAATGGCAATGGCGTCgccgatggtggtggtggcggcggtgctgatgctgatgctgtGCACGGCGTCcgtgcggcgcggcgcggcgctgcaCCTGTGCACGGACCGGCTGTTCAACGGCACGCGGGGGCGGCACGACGACGGGCTTCCGCACCTCACCCCGACGGAGGAGGCCACGTGGATGGCGCTGCTCCCGCGCAGGCTCCGCGGCGGCAACGCCCGCACCGAGTTCGACTGGCTGGCGCTCTACCGCAGCCtcacgcgcggcggcgggccgccggGCCCCCCGGGGGAGCTGCTGTCGCCGGCGCCCCCGCACGACGTCCGcctcgacgacggcggcggcggcggcgacgccgcatCGTTGTCCACGTCCATGTACTGGCGGGCGCAGCAGACCAACCTCGAGTACCTGCTCTACCTCGACCCCGACCGCCTCACCTGGACCTTCCGCCGGCAGGCCGGCCTGCCCACCGTCGGGGACCCCTACGGCGGCTGGGAGGCGCCCGGCGGCCAGCTCCGCGGCCATTTCGCAG GGCACTACCTGAGCGCGAGCGCGCACATGTGGGCGAGCACGCGCAACGGCACCCTCAGGGAGCGGATGGCGAGGGTGGTGGACGTCCTCCACACCTGCCAGAAGAAGATGGGCACGGGCTACCTCGCGGCGTACCCCGAGGCCGTCTTCGACGCCTACGAGCAGCTGGACGAGGCATGGTCGCCCTATTACACCACGCACAAG ATTATGCAGGGGCTTCTTGATCAGTATACACTGGCTGGGAACAAGAAAGGCCTTGATGTGGTGGTGTGGATGACCGACTACTTCAGCAACCGCGTGAAGAATCTGATACAGAATTACACTATTCAGAGGCATTGGGAGGCCATGAACGAGGAGACTGGTGGATTCAACGACGTCATGTACCAGCTGTATACTATAATG AAAGACCAGAAGCATTTGACGATGGCTCATCTTTTCGACAAACCGTGCTTCCTTGGACCACTTGGTCTTCAT AAGGATGACATATCAGGTTTGCATGCTAATACCCATCTGCCTGTCCTTGTCGGTGCACAGAAGAGATATGAAGTCGTTGGTGACAATCTTTACAAG AAATAA
- the LOC111256974 gene encoding uncharacterized protein LOC111256974 has product MQEEPASGTDACVHATFRVHGPDVASGRGLQGPNVTIEPFDRPGMAVTNALDVGRPGCGRDTLFNALPGLDGAPGSVSLELGSRPGCFVTTAGANAARVGVGCRGDGGGDGDEAAFRRAASFARAAPLRRYDPLSFAARGTERGFLLEPLRSLQDEFYTVYFSLVSGDGDS; this is encoded by the coding sequence ATGCAGGAGGAGCCCGCCTCCGGGACCGACGCGTGCGTGCACGCCACGTTCCGCGTCCACGGCCCGGATGTTGCCAGCGGCCGCGGTTTGCAAGGGCCGAACGTGACGATCGAGCCGTTCGACCGGCCGGGCATGGCGGTCACCAACGCCCTCGACGTCGGCCGCCCGGGTTGCGGCCGCGACACGCTGTTCAACGCCTTGCCGGGGCTCGACGGCGCGCCGGGATCGGTGTCCCTGGAGCTCGGCAGCAGGCCGGGGTGCTTCGTGACGACGGCCGGCGCGAACGCCGCGCGGGTCGGCGTCGGGTgccggggcgacggcggcggagacggcgatgaggcggcgttccggcgcgcggcgagcttcgcgcgggcggcgccgctgAGGCGGTACGACCCGCTGAGCTTCGCGGCGCGCGGGACGGAGCGGGGGTTCCTGCTGGAGCCGCTGCGGAGCCTCCAGGACGAGTTCTACACCGTCTACTTCAGCCtcgtctccggcgacggcgacagctAG